One genomic segment of Caldimonas brevitalea includes these proteins:
- a CDS encoding universal stress protein, with the protein MDYRTILVHLDDSVRSAVRGRLAAKLALQHEAHLIGLAPSGLVNLPGQAGADFMHLSLKQLRERAQAVAEGFRQQATGFGVASCEARALEADPLPATVMQGRCSDLVVVGQSGPGRIDQPIPRDFPQLVLLHVGRPVLIVPNVGEWSSVARRVLVAWNPSRECARALHDALPLLRRAEQVHLLFLDRPQDEHDAGRLQFEQVRPALERHGVTLQARVVLTQVDAGNALLAEAADLGADLLVMGGYGHSRLAEFVLGGTTRTVLKQMNLPVLMSH; encoded by the coding sequence ATGGACTATCGAACCATCCTCGTTCACCTCGACGACAGCGTGCGGTCCGCCGTGCGGGGTCGGCTCGCCGCCAAACTGGCGCTGCAGCATGAAGCCCATCTGATCGGGTTGGCGCCGAGCGGGCTCGTCAACCTGCCCGGCCAGGCCGGCGCCGATTTCATGCACCTGTCGTTGAAACAGCTGCGCGAGCGAGCGCAGGCCGTTGCCGAAGGCTTTCGGCAGCAGGCGACCGGCTTCGGCGTGGCCTCCTGTGAAGCCAGGGCGCTGGAAGCGGACCCCTTGCCCGCCACCGTGATGCAGGGCCGCTGCAGCGACCTGGTGGTGGTGGGGCAGAGCGGCCCCGGGCGAATCGACCAGCCGATCCCGCGCGACTTTCCGCAGCTCGTGTTGTTGCACGTCGGCCGACCGGTGCTGATCGTGCCCAATGTCGGCGAATGGAGTTCGGTCGCGCGCCGGGTCCTCGTCGCCTGGAATCCCAGCCGGGAATGTGCACGTGCCCTGCATGACGCGCTACCGCTGCTGCGGCGCGCCGAGCAGGTGCATCTGCTGTTCCTCGACCGACCTCAGGACGAGCACGACGCCGGGCGCTTGCAGTTCGAGCAGGTGCGTCCCGCGCTCGAACGTCATGGCGTCACGCTGCAGGCGCGGGTGGTGCTGACGCAGGTGGACGCGGGCAATGCCTTGCTCGCCGAGGCCGCCGACCTGGGCGCCGATTTGCTGGTGATGGGCGGCTATGGTCACTCGCGGCTGGCCGAGTTCGTGCTCGGCGGCACCACCCGGACCGTGTTGAAGCAAATGAATCTGCCGGTGCTGATGTCGCACTGA